The Clostridiaceae bacterium HFYG-1003 genome includes a window with the following:
- a CDS encoding TetR family transcriptional regulator has product MPKDTFFNLPPKKRELVLDVIKKEFEKHPISEASVKDIVNDLGIARGSFYTYFENLEESYFYILDQETIEVHELLLDLLREHRGDLFKTFPDYGKALARELFKSEKHALYRNRFLYWTSDLEQQWRHYQAVNHEEKRLVMESDFMRDGNDDLKEIREFIKAVIHALIRRLFAENWDSETFLKHYDSQVQLMEHGIKSNL; this is encoded by the coding sequence ATGCCAAAAGATACATTCTTCAATTTGCCCCCGAAGAAACGGGAGCTGGTACTGGATGTCATCAAGAAAGAATTTGAAAAGCATCCGATCTCAGAGGCCAGTGTCAAAGATATCGTGAATGACCTGGGAATCGCCCGAGGCAGCTTCTACACATACTTTGAGAATCTGGAAGAAAGCTATTTTTATATTTTGGACCAGGAGACCATTGAGGTTCATGAACTGTTACTGGACCTACTACGAGAGCATCGGGGAGACCTGTTTAAAACATTCCCGGACTACGGCAAAGCCCTGGCCAGAGAACTGTTCAAATCCGAGAAACACGCGTTGTACCGCAACCGCTTCCTGTACTGGACTTCCGATCTGGAACAGCAGTGGCGGCACTACCAGGCAGTGAATCACGAAGAGAAACGCCTGGTTATGGAATCTGACTTCATGCGGGATGGCAATGATGACCTCAAGGAGATCAGAGAATTTATCAAGGCGGTCATTCACGCCCTGATCCGACGCCTGTTTGCCGAGAATTGGGACAGCGAGACATTCCTGAAGCATTATGACAGCCAGGTCCAACTGATGGAGCATGGCATAAAAAGCAATCTGTAA